The Deinococcus betulae DNA window CCACTTTGTTATCGGCACCGACAAGGTGCGCAACGCCCCGGCCCTGACCGGCTACCTGGGGGCCCTGCGCCGCCACGCCGCCGCCCCCAGTTTCGAGCGCTTTACGCTGGAGGTCGCGCAGCTGCCCGCCATGCTGCGTTACCTGGACAACGACCAGAACCGCAAGGGCAAGCCCAACGAGAACTTCAGCCGCGAACTGCTGGAGCTGTTCACCACCGGTATCGGTCACTACACCGAAGACGACGTGCGTGAAGGCGCGCGCGCCCTGACCGGCTGGACCTTTACCGGTGGACGCGGCAACACGCAGTATCTCGTCGAGCCTAAATTTGCCAACCAGACGGGGCAGCACGACGCGGGCCGCAAGACCTATCTGGGCCAGAGCGGCGCCTTCACCGGCGAGGACATCGTGCGCCTGGCGACCGCCCACCCGAACACCGCCCTGTTTGTCAGCCGCAAACTGCACCGCGCCTTTCTGAGTGATACGCCCGACGAGGCCGCCGTGCTGGGCAGCGCCGAGACCTGGCGCCGCACCGGAGGCAACGTGGGCGCCGTGCTGGAAGAACTCCTGAGCAGCGAGGCCTTTTATGCCAGCCGCGCCCGGATCATCCGCTCGCCCGTGGAGTACATCGTGGGCGCCCTGCGCACCCTGGGCCAGCCGACTTTCGACGCCAAGACTCTGCTGAACCTCACTCAGACCGCCGGGCGCATGGGCCAGCTGCTGCTGGAACCCGACACCGTCAAGGGCTGGGACGGGGGCCGCGAGTGGATCAACGACTCCACGCTGCTGCTGCGCCTTCAGGTGGCGGCAGGCCTGACGCTGACGTCCAAGGCGCCCAACCTCACCGAGCCGCCCAGTCTGCTGGCCCTGACCGGCCAGGAACGCCCGGCGGCGGCGGTGCTGCTCTCCAGTCTGAAGGGCCGCCAGCGCACCTACCTGAGCATGATCAGCCCCGAATTCCAGCTGGCCTAAAAGGGCCGCAGGCCATGAAGTCTGGGCTCCGACCCGTCAGAACTGCCTGCCCCCACAGCTCTTCCCACTGCCCACCACCCACTCCCTACTCCCCGAGGTTCCCCTCATGACCAACCGACGTGATTTTCTGAAACTTTCGGCGCTGGCGGTGGCCGCCACCAGCGGTATGCCCGGCTTTCTGGCTCGGGCGGCGACCCAGGCAGGCGGCAAAAAAACCCTGGTGGTCATTCAGCTGACGGGCGGCAACGACGGCCTGAACACCCTGATTCCGTACAGCAACGGCGCGTACTACGCCGCGCGGCCCAATATCGCCATTCCCAAAAAAGACGTGCTGACCCTCACCGGCGACCTGGGTATGCACCCGGCCCTCAAGCCCCTGATGGGCCTGTGGGACAGCGGCGACCTGGCCTGGATGGAGAACGTGGGCTACCCCAACCCCAACCGCAGCCACTTTGCCTCTATGGCCATCTGGCACACTGCTGACCCCACCCAGGCGCAGGCTGAAGGCTGGATTGGCCGCCTGGCCGAGCAGATCGGCGATCCCTTTTGCGCCAGCAACGTGGGCGGCTCCACGCCCCAGGCGCTGCGGGCCGGGGACTTCAGCCTCCCCAGCATCGAGTCGGTGGACAACTTTCAGCTCAAGCTGCCTTCGGGCATGGACACGCCCTTTCAGTCGCTGCTCAATTCTCCGCGCACGGGCGAAGCCGCCTACCTGACCCGCGCCACCCGCCAGATGCTGAAAAATACCGCGCGCGTGCAGGAAAACGCCAAGAAGTACAAGGCTGGGGCCACCTATCCCCAGACCCGCTTTGCCGGGCAACTGAAGGAAACGGCGCGACTGATTGCCGCCGGGGTCGGTCAGCGGGTGCTGTACGTCTCGCTGGGCGGCTTTGACACCCACGCCGGGCAGCGCGCCGAGCAGGATGAACTCCTGAGCACTCTGGCGGAGGGCCTGGCCGCCTTCTACGCCGACCTGGAAAAACAGGGCGTGGCGGGGGACGTGGTGGTGATGGGCTTTTCCGAGTTCGGGCGCCGGGTGGCCGAAAACGGCAGCGCCGGCACTGACCACGGCAAGGGCAGCGTGATGTTCGCGCTGGGCCAGGGCGTCAAGGGCGGCATTCACGGCAGCAGTCCCGACCTGGAAAAGCTCTCGGAGGGCGATATCATCTACAAGCAGGATTTCCGGGGCGTATACGCCGAGGCGCTGACCAAATGGCTGGGCCTGAACGCCCGCGAGATTCTGGGCGGCACCTTTTCGGGCCCCAGCTGGCTAGCATGACCCTCCGTTTGCGCGTCGCGGCGGGGGTGCTGGGCGCGCTGGTCCTGGCCGCTTCCGCTCTGGTCAGTCCGGCTCTGGCCCTGCCCAAGTACCGCATTCAGGCCGCGCCGCAGCTGCACCTGACTGAAGGCAACGACCTGTGGCAGCTGGACCGGCGGGTCATGCCCTGCACCTACTGCCACGTCAAGGACACGGGCGGCGCGCCCTGGAATCCTTTTGGACAGGCTTTGCAGCGCACTTTTGCCCAGGAGGCCGAGGCCGGGCGCCACCTGACCTTTCCCCAGGCGCTTCACACCTTATTGACGGCCGGCACCGACGCCGACGGAGACGGTTACCCGGACGCCCTGGAAGTCTTCGCCAAGACTTTGCCCGGCGACCCCGAGAACAAGCCCGACACACCGGTGGAGGACCTGACGGCGGCCTTTGAGAAAGCGGGCGGCGCAGCACAATACGCGCCACTCAAGAAAACAAAATAAAAAAGCCGCCTTCTTCGGCGGTGATAGAAAGAATATAGCGCGGTATGCAGAGGGCGTCAAGTTCAGCCATTGGGCCTCAAATTTAGCGTTCTGGACAGCAGATTTTCTAAAGCGATATGGCGCGGCCTGCATAGAAGCCTGGTGAGAGAGAACTCTAAGACGCTCTACTTCCACGAGTGAAGAGCAAAACAAAAAAAGCCGCCTTTTTCGGCGGTGATAGGAAAAGAATAGCGCGGTATGCAGCGCTGGTCAACCCCAGCCGGCCACTCCAAAAAACGCCCGCCCACACGCTCTGAAAAGGAACGTGTGGGCAGACGCGCTATGCACTTAGGGATGTTCGGTTGCATTCAAGGGGCCATAGCCTCACGCAAGAAGGCTCGGACGGCAGAACATCCAGATGTTCATAGGCGCCTTTCCATCGCTGCACGCCCGTCGCCGTTCGTTCTCCTGCGCAGGTGTGCAAATCTGCCTGGAGCCTGCGGCGACCTCCCAACAAGCCAGTCCAGTTTTGTCACCACATCTAGCTCTGCTGTCCGTCTGCTCGCTTGAGTCGCGCCGCAGGGACGCATCACCCTGAATTCACTCTGAGGCGAGCCCTTTCTCCCAGGTGACCCACATCCGTTCCACGCGGTAGCCCAGGCGGGTGTTGACGCGCAGCATCGGGAGGTTCAGCACCGTACCGCCCGTGCCGGCGTGGGTGTAGCCTTCTGCCCTGGCCCAGGCCAGCGCAAAGGCCTTGAGGGCCGTCGCCACGCCCCGCCCCCGGTGCCCTGGGTGGGTGACCGTGTCTTCCGAGTCCACCTCCTGGTCGCGCAGGCTCAAGCGGGTCAGGGCCACGATCTCGCCCTTGACGCGGGTGACGAACGCGGCTTCCTCGCGGCAGATGGTCTCGCGCAGGGTGTCACGGGTCAGGGGGTCAGGCGTGGTCGTGGGGTTGCGCGGCCTGTCCTGAACGCCGCGTTCGTGCAGGGCAAAGAGGGCGTCCCAGTCGCGCTCAGGCGCATCAGGTGACAGGCGCCCCGGTTCATAGCCGGCCAGAAACAGCCGCTCCTGAAGCGGCTCGAACGCCGCCGGGTCAAAGCGGGTCAGGTCCAGGTGGGCGCCCCACGACTGCCAGGCGTTGCGAAAGCCGGCGGCGTGAAAGAAATCCATCTGCTCACCAAAATCCTCGCGGGTGACGCCCAGCACGCGGGCAAAGCCAGCCGGCACCTCGGCCAGCAACGCCAGGGTGAGGGCCGTGAAGGCGCTGCCGTCGCCGGCCAGGTCCAGGCGCAGGGCGCCAGGTACACTGGCGCCAAACGGAGCCAGGCGCGCGGTGGCGGTCACTTGGCTCTCCTGCTCGGCCACCAGGCGGCTGGGCGGCGTGGCCTCGCGGAACTGCTCTGGCGTGTAGGTCCAGTGCCCACGCACGCTGTCCGTCACGAGCTGGGCCACCGCCACAGCGTCGCTCTGGCGAAAGGGGCGGAGGCTGGGCAGGTGGGCGGTGGCGTGCAGGGCGTGTGTCATGGCGTCATGGTGCGCGACCCTCCCCCTCTCCTGGCGAACCCAGCCCCTACGCCAGATGGCTCAGCAAGGACGGTCACCGGTGCATATACACCCCCCGAAACACTGGTCCTGCTGAGTCAGTGCGTGGCTCCATCATGCATGCCGATTCATACTCACCCCACATTCACAGAGCCGCTTGACAGGATTACGCTCATGCCGTATTCTGTTCACACCGGAATGGAAGCGCCGTGGTGTGCTTGTAGGCCAGGACGGAGCCCGCCCAAGTTCAGTGTTTTCCGCCCCTTCTGTCATGAGGGGGCGCCTTTTTTGGTGTCGCAGCGCTGGCCTGTCCAGCTCTTTCCTTAAGTGTATTCTGTACACATACTTCTGGCAGGGTAGGATGAACCCTATGTCCAGCGACCTTTCGCAGCTGAGCGTGAACACCATCCGCACCCTGAGCATTGACGCCGTGCAGGCGGCCAACAGCGGCCACCCCGGCGCGCCGCTGGGGGCCGCCCCCCTGGCTTACGTGCTGTGGCAGGACTTTCTGCGCTTCAACCCGCAGCACCCCGAATGGGCCGGGCGTGACCGCTTCGTGCTGTCGGCGGGGCACGCCAGCATGCTCATCTACAGCCTGCTGCACCTGACCGGCTACGACATGCCGCTTGAAGACCTCAAGAATTTCCGCCAGTGGGGCAGCAAAACCCCGGGGCACCCCGAGTTCTTCCACACACCCGGTCTGGACGCCACGACGGGGCCGCTGGGGCAGGGCGCCGCGATGACAGTGGGCATGGCGATGGCCGAGGCGCACCTGGCCGCGCGCTACAACCGCCCCGACTTCGCCATTTTCGACAACCACACCTATGCGGTGCTGGGTGACGGCGACCTGCAAGAAGGCGTGAACCACGAGGCCGCCGCGCTGGCCGGGCACCTGCGCCTGAACAAACTGATCTGGCTGCACGACGACAACCAGATTCAGCTCGACACCCCCACCAGCAAGGCCGAGAGCGAGGACACCGCCGCGCGCTACGTCTCGTACGGCTGGAACGTGCTGAAGGTGGGCGACGGCAACGACCTGGCCGAGATTCGCGCCGCCATTGCCGAGGCCCAGGGCAGCGACCGCCCCACGCTGATTCAGGTGCGCACCGTGATTGGCTTTGGCAGCCCACGTGCCGGCACCAGCAAGGCCCACGGCGAGCCGCTGGGCGCCGAGGGCGTGGCCGAGACCAAGGCGGCGCTGGGCTGGGACTATCCCGCGTTTACCGTGCCCGAGGAAGTCAAGGCCCACATGGACGCCCACGAGCGCGGCGCGAAGTTGGAGACTGACTGGAACACCCTGATGGACGGCTACCGCGCGGCGCACCCTGAATTGGGCGCCGAGGTGGACGCCCTGCTGGCGCGCGACCTGCCAGCAGCCCTGGCCGACGCCCTGCCCAGCTACGAAGTCGGCGGTAAGGCGGCGGCCACCCGCAACGCCAGCGGCGAGGTCATCAACGCGCTGGCGAAGGTGGTGCCGGGGCTGATGGGCGGCAGCGCCGACCTGTCGGGCAGCACCAAGACCACCATCAAGGACGGCGGCGAGATGCAGGAAGGCAGCATGGCCGGGCGCAACGTGTTGTTCGGCGTGCGCGAGTTCGGCATGGCCGCCGCTGCCAACGGCCTGAGCCTGTACGGCGGTCTGCGCCCGCTGGTGGGCACCTTCCTGGTGTTTGCCGATTACCTCAAGCCGGCCTTTCGCCTCTCGGCCATTCAGATGCAGCCCGTCACTTACGTCCTGACCCACGACTCGATTGGCCTGGGCGAGGACGGCCCCACCCACCAGCCGATTGACCAGCTGGCCATGCTGCGCGCGGTGCCGGGCGCCCACGTCATTCGCCCCGCCGACGCCAACGAGACGGCCGCCGCCTGGCAGATGGCCCTGGAGTACACCAAGGGGCCGACCGCCCTGGCCCTGAGCCGCCAGGACCTGCCCATCCTGCCGCGCAACCACGCGGGCGTGAAGAAGGGCGCTTACGTGGTCCGTGACGCCGAGGGGGGAGGCGCCGCCCAGGTCATTCTGATCGCCTCGGGCAGTGAGGTCAGCCTCGCCCTGGACGCCGCCGAGGCCCTCAGCGGCGAAGGCATCGCCGCGCGCGTGGTTTCCATGCCCTGTATGGAAGTCTTCCGGGCACAGGACCGCTCCTACCGCGACAGCGTCCTGACCCCCGGCGTCAAGCGCGTGGCCATCGAAGCGGCCACCAAAGCCCCCTGGTACGAGTGGGTGGGGCTGGACGGCGCCGTGATTGGCATGGACACCTTTGGGGCCAGCGCGCCCGCCAGTGTGCTGTTCGAGAAATTCGGGTTCAGCGTGCCGAACGTGGTGAAGGTCGTGCGCGGCGTGCTGTAAGCGCAGGAGGCTAGCAGGCGCGGCCGGAGAAGTCCCTCGGCCGCGCCTGTTCCCTTGCTGGCAGGTTGAGCCCTCTTGTACAGCCCGCTTCAGAGGAGCCTTTAGCCTCAGCCCGCCGCCTCCAGCCAGAACAGGCCGCCCAGGCCCAGACTCGGCCGCAGGCGGAGCAGTCGCCCGTTCGCGTGGAGCTCGGCGTGAAGTTCACCGCCCGGCGTGTAGGCCCGCACAAGACCGTAATGCTGCTGCCGTGGGCTGAACTCCAGCCCCACGACCGGCGTTCCCTGGGCAAACAGGGCTTCCAGACGGCCTTCCAGCGCCTGCCCCGGTCCCCACTGCCCACGCGCCCGCAGCGGCAGGTCGTGTGCGCGCAGATAGGCGTTCAGGCCGCTCACCCAGCGCCAGTGCCAGGTGGCGCGCTGCCCGCCGCTGCCGGGCACGCGGAAGGCACCCTGGGCGCGCAGCAACTCGGCGGCCAGATCGTCGCGTTCGGGCAGGGCTACCCCCAACCGTGCAGCGTGGGCACGCACGAGACAGGCGGCACTTAGCGGGCCGCAGCCCACCGCTGCGCCGTGCACCTGGGCCTGGCGGCCGTCTTTCTCTGGGAGGGCAGCGGGAAACGCCACGCGAACCGGGGCTGGGGTCAGGACAGGCGCGGCCGTCATGGAGACAGCGGACCACACCGGTCTGAACAGCGGGCACAGCGCCGCTGACGGAACCCTCATGTCTTCGGGTCACGCTAGCCTCCTGGCATGACCCCGCGCCCCCATTCCCGCGAGTGGTACGCCGCGCTGGCCCGTGACCTGGGCGGCTACCAGCACCCCTGGACCCGTGTGCTGGACGGCCCTGACCCGGAATTAACCTACGATCTGCTGCTGACCACGCACCTGACCCCCCAGACGCGGGTGCTGGAGGCCGGCTGCGGCCACGGCCCGGACGCGGCGCGCTTCGGGGACCAGGCGGCGCGCTGGGCCGCCTACGACCACGTTCCCGAACTGCTGGCGCTGGCCCGGCAGCACGCGCCGCAGGCCGACTTTCACGACTGGAACGGCAAGGGCGCGGTGCCTCCTGCCCTGCACGGTCCCTTTGACCTGATCGTGTCGCGGCGCGGCCCGACGGGCATCATCCGGCGCCTGCCCGAACTGGCCGCGCCGCAGGCCCGCTTCCTGTACGTGGGACCGCGCCTGACGGTGCCGCAGGTGCAGGGCCGGCTGGCCGCTGTGGGCTGGACGGTGCTGGGCCAGTGGCAGATCAGCGTGCAGGCGTGGGTGCCCACCCGTGAGGACTGGGCGACCCGCTGCGCCTGGATGGAAGAACCTGAGCGCCTCTCCGAGTGGGACACCCAGGTCACAGCCGCCGGTCTGCCCTACCGCGAGGAGCGGCTGGTGGTGCTGGCCGGAGCGTCCGGGTAAAGCGCGCCGGCAAAGTACAGCCCCCCGGCCGCCACGTTGGCCCCGGCCTGCGCCCGCTCGCGCGAGGTCAAGACGGCCTGCACCCCTGCGGCGTCCAGCCGGCCCTGCCCGGCCAGCAGCAGCGTGCCCACCAGCCCGCGCACCATGTGACGCAGGAAACTCTCGCCGTGCACGTGAATGGCCCAGACCTCTGGCCCCGGCACCACCTCCAGGCGGCGCAGTTCGCGCACGGTCTGGCGGTCTTCCTGGGTGGCAAAGGCTGCAAAGTCGTGCGTGCCTGTCAGCAGGCGCGCGGCGGCGTTCATGGCGTCGGCGTCCAGGGCGTGCGGCACATGCAGCGCCCGCCCCTGCCACAGGGGATGGCGCTGCGGGCTGACGAGCAGCCGGTAGACATACTGCCGTTCCAGACAGGAAAACCGCGCGTGGAAGCCGGGCGCTGCCGCCTCTGCCTCCAGCACCGCCACGCTGGGCGGCAGCCAGGCGTTCAGGGCGCGCGCCAGCCGGGGCAGCGGCACCCGGAAGGCGGCCGGCAGGTCAACGTGGGCGGGCATGGCCTCGGCGTGAACGCCTGTATCGGTGCGGCCCGCCGCCACGGCCCGGAAGGCGCCGCCGCCCAGCCGCGCACAGGCCGCGTGCAGCGTGTCCTGCACGCTGGGGGCGTTGGGCTGCGCCTGCCAGCCGGCGTAGGGCGCGCCGTCCCAGGCCAGCGTCAGCCGCACCCGCTGAAACCCGGCGGGCGGCTTGAAGGCTGACGTGGGTGCGGGGGACGGAGAAGAGGGGAGCATGGTGACAGCTCTGTTCTAGCACTGCCGGCGGCGTGGCCGTCACGCCCAGCCTCAGGAGAGAAGCCGCCACAGCACGCCGCACAGACCGACGGCTGCGCACGAACGCTGCCCTGAAAAGCGCCTGCTTTCTCACGGTGCGCCTGGGGCCGCCGGCTTATGCTGCGCGGCGTGAACCGTTCCTTCATGTTGGGCCTGGCCTTGCTGTGGGCGGCGGCAGGCGCGGCCAGTTACCGCGTCAAGCCCGGCGACACCCTGAGCGGCATCGCCGCCCGCGCGGGCCTGAGTGTGGCCCAGGTGCAGGCCGCCAACCCGCGCCTTCAGGGGAGCGCGCTACAGGCCGGCTGGGTGCTGACCCTGCCTGAACGCCCGGTCCAGGGCCGCCGTTACACCGTGCAGCGCGGCGAGAACCTGACCGTCATCGCCACGCGGGCCGGGGTGACGCTGGGGGCGCTGCTGAAGGCCAATCCGCAGTACCAGGGGGGCAAGGCCGTGCTGGCGGGGGCCACCTTGACCATTCCCTCTGCAGCCAGTGCCGCCCGCTCGGGGACTGTGACGGTGCGCCCAGCTGCCACAGGTGGCCCCCGCCCCTGGCTGTGGCCAGTGCCCGGCTATCAGGGCGTCAGCAGCGGGTACGGCGAGCGCGACCTGCACGGCGACACCGAGATGCACTACGGCATTGACATCAGTGCGCCGCACGGCACCCGCGTCCTGGCCTCGCGCTCGGGCCGGGTGCTGGAGGCCCGCGCCGACTTTGAACGGGGCTGGGGCTGGACCGTGGTGCTGGAACACCCGGACGGCTGGATCACCCGCTATGCCCACCTGAGCGCCACGCTGGTGAGGGCAGGCGAACTGGTCGTGCAGGGACAACTGGTCGGCCGGGTCGGCAGCACTGGGCGCACCACTGGCCCCCATCTGCACTTCGGCACCTACCTGCGCTGGGACCCGCGCGACCCCCTGAGCCTGCTGCGGTGAGCAGCGTCTGGATTCACTATGCCGAGGGCCACGGCGAGCCTGCACACGCGGCGCTGCGGGCGTGGCTGGCTACCCTGCCCGGCCAGCCGGGTTTTCTGGGCGCCGAGCGCCTGGCCAGCCCCGAGCAGCCGGCCCTGACGCTGGTGGCCAGCCGCTGGGCGGTTCGGCCGCCGGACCTTGGCGTCCCCGAAGGGGTGCGGGCCTGGAGCTTTGAGGTCGTGGAACGCCATGAGGGCCAGCAGCAGTGACACCAGCGAGGCTGCGCGCCTGACGCGGTCAACAAAGCAGAGCCATCCTGACAGCGGTTGGTCGTCCACACCTCTTCACGCTTAGCGTCTTACTTGCCCTTGCATTCCGATGACCCTCGCTTTACGATGCCTCTACATCGGATGGCGAGGTCACCCTCTGGCCCTCCGAGAAGGAGTCGTATGGATGCTCAGCAACTCAAAGGTCACCTCGATCTACTGCTGCTGGCCAGCGTGGCGCCAGGACCGCGCTACGGCGGACAGATTATCGCCGACGTGCAGGCGGCCACAGACGGCTATTTCGCGCTGCGCGAAGGCACCCTCTACCCGGCGCTGCACCGCCTGGAAAAACAGGGGTTCTTGCAGGGTGAGTTTCAGGTGCTGCCCCGCGGCGGCAGTCCGGTCAAGGTCTATACCCTGACGCCGAGTGGCCAGGCCGAACTGCGCGCCCAGCGCGAACGGTACGAGCACTTTACCCGCGCCGTGCGCGGCGTGATTGGGGGGAAAGCGTGAGCCCGACGGACCGTTTTGTGC harbors:
- a CDS encoding GNAT family N-acetyltransferase — encoded protein: MTHALHATAHLPSLRPFRQSDAVAVAQLVTDSVRGHWTYTPEQFREATPPSRLVAEQESQVTATARLAPFGASVPGALRLDLAGDGSAFTALTLALLAEVPAGFARVLGVTREDFGEQMDFFHAAGFRNAWQSWGAHLDLTRFDPAAFEPLQERLFLAGYEPGRLSPDAPERDWDALFALHERGVQDRPRNPTTTPDPLTRDTLRETICREEAAFVTRVKGEIVALTRLSLRDQEVDSEDTVTHPGHRGRGVATALKAFALAWARAEGYTHAGTGGTVLNLPMLRVNTRLGYRVERMWVTWEKGLASE
- a CDS encoding PadR family transcriptional regulator; amino-acid sequence: MDAQQLKGHLDLLLLASVAPGPRYGGQIIADVQAATDGYFALREGTLYPALHRLEKQGFLQGEFQVLPRGGSPVKVYTLTPSGQAELRAQRERYEHFTRAVRGVIGGKA
- a CDS encoding DUF1800 domain-containing protein, which codes for MTLSPLSRKLTAEDAAHFLRRTAFGATDDQIRALAGKDARSVARAALAFDQSLTPKNPFDPMQGAGPGASIQLTRGAWLYEMVYGAWPLREKLALTWSNHFVIGTDKVRNAPALTGYLGALRRHAAAPSFERFTLEVAQLPAMLRYLDNDQNRKGKPNENFSRELLELFTTGIGHYTEDDVREGARALTGWTFTGGRGNTQYLVEPKFANQTGQHDAGRKTYLGQSGAFTGEDIVRLATAHPNTALFVSRKLHRAFLSDTPDEAAVLGSAETWRRTGGNVGAVLEELLSSEAFYASRARIIRSPVEYIVGALRTLGQPTFDAKTLLNLTQTAGRMGQLLLEPDTVKGWDGGREWINDSTLLLRLQVAAGLTLTSKAPNLTEPPSLLALTGQERPAAAVLLSSLKGRQRTYLSMISPEFQLA
- a CDS encoding LysM peptidoglycan-binding domain-containing M23 family metallopeptidase, whose amino-acid sequence is MNRSFMLGLALLWAAAGAASYRVKPGDTLSGIAARAGLSVAQVQAANPRLQGSALQAGWVLTLPERPVQGRRYTVQRGENLTVIATRAGVTLGALLKANPQYQGGKAVLAGATLTIPSAASAARSGTVTVRPAATGGPRPWLWPVPGYQGVSSGYGERDLHGDTEMHYGIDISAPHGTRVLASRSGRVLEARADFERGWGWTVVLEHPDGWITRYAHLSATLVRAGELVVQGQLVGRVGSTGRTTGPHLHFGTYLRWDPRDPLSLLR
- the truA gene encoding tRNA pseudouridine(38-40) synthase TruA — encoded protein: MLPSSPSPAPTSAFKPPAGFQRVRLTLAWDGAPYAGWQAQPNAPSVQDTLHAACARLGGGAFRAVAAGRTDTGVHAEAMPAHVDLPAAFRVPLPRLARALNAWLPPSVAVLEAEAAAPGFHARFSCLERQYVYRLLVSPQRHPLWQGRALHVPHALDADAMNAAARLLTGTHDFAAFATQEDRQTVRELRRLEVVPGPEVWAIHVHGESFLRHMVRGLVGTLLLAGQGRLDAAGVQAVLTSRERAQAGANVAAGGLYFAGALYPDAPASTTSRSSR
- a CDS encoding class I SAM-dependent methyltransferase codes for the protein MTPRPHSREWYAALARDLGGYQHPWTRVLDGPDPELTYDLLLTTHLTPQTRVLEAGCGHGPDAARFGDQAARWAAYDHVPELLALARQHAPQADFHDWNGKGAVPPALHGPFDLIVSRRGPTGIIRRLPELAAPQARFLYVGPRLTVPQVQGRLAAVGWTVLGQWQISVQAWVPTREDWATRCAWMEEPERLSEWDTQVTAAGLPYREERLVVLAGASG
- the tkt gene encoding transketolase gives rise to the protein MSSDLSQLSVNTIRTLSIDAVQAANSGHPGAPLGAAPLAYVLWQDFLRFNPQHPEWAGRDRFVLSAGHASMLIYSLLHLTGYDMPLEDLKNFRQWGSKTPGHPEFFHTPGLDATTGPLGQGAAMTVGMAMAEAHLAARYNRPDFAIFDNHTYAVLGDGDLQEGVNHEAAALAGHLRLNKLIWLHDDNQIQLDTPTSKAESEDTAARYVSYGWNVLKVGDGNDLAEIRAAIAEAQGSDRPTLIQVRTVIGFGSPRAGTSKAHGEPLGAEGVAETKAALGWDYPAFTVPEEVKAHMDAHERGAKLETDWNTLMDGYRAAHPELGAEVDALLARDLPAALADALPSYEVGGKAAATRNASGEVINALAKVVPGLMGGSADLSGSTKTTIKDGGEMQEGSMAGRNVLFGVREFGMAAAANGLSLYGGLRPLVGTFLVFADYLKPAFRLSAIQMQPVTYVLTHDSIGLGEDGPTHQPIDQLAMLRAVPGAHVIRPADANETAAAWQMALEYTKGPTALALSRQDLPILPRNHAGVKKGAYVVRDAEGGGAAQVILIASGSEVSLALDAAEALSGEGIAARVVSMPCMEVFRAQDRSYRDSVLTPGVKRVAIEAATKAPWYEWVGLDGAVIGMDTFGASAPASVLFEKFGFSVPNVVKVVRGVL
- a CDS encoding DUF1501 domain-containing protein, encoding MTNRRDFLKLSALAVAATSGMPGFLARAATQAGGKKTLVVIQLTGGNDGLNTLIPYSNGAYYAARPNIAIPKKDVLTLTGDLGMHPALKPLMGLWDSGDLAWMENVGYPNPNRSHFASMAIWHTADPTQAQAEGWIGRLAEQIGDPFCASNVGGSTPQALRAGDFSLPSIESVDNFQLKLPSGMDTPFQSLLNSPRTGEAAYLTRATRQMLKNTARVQENAKKYKAGATYPQTRFAGQLKETARLIAAGVGQRVLYVSLGGFDTHAGQRAEQDELLSTLAEGLAAFYADLEKQGVAGDVVVMGFSEFGRRVAENGSAGTDHGKGSVMFALGQGVKGGIHGSSPDLEKLSEGDIIYKQDFRGVYAEALTKWLGLNAREILGGTFSGPSWLA